CTGTTCGCGTGGTTGCCGGCGTCGTATCACACACTGCCCGCGCCGGTGCTGGCGCTGTTTGCCGCGCTGCTGACCAAGGTGGGGGTCTACGCGGTGTTGCGGACGCTCGCGGGTATTTTCGTCACCGCGCCCGCGCTGCTGTTCGAGGTGCTGGGTTGGATTGCCGTGGCCACGATGCTCTTTGGCGTGCTAGGGGCGGCTTACCACTGGGACATGCGGCGGATCCTGGCGTTTCACATCATCAGCCAGATCGGCTACATCCTGCTCGGCGTCGCGCTGGCCAGCGAGGCCGGGCAGGCGGCCTCGCTTTTCTACACGCTGCACCATATCGTCGTGAAGGCCAACCTCTTTTTGATCGCGGCGATGGTCTGGCGCCTCACCGGCAGCTATGACTTGCGCGACATCGGCGGCCTGTATCGCCATCGCCCAGCGTTGGGCGTGCTGTTTTTGATCCCGGCGCTGTCGTTGGTGGGAATTCCGCCGCTGTCCGGGTTCTGGGCCAAGCTGTGGGTGCTGCAAGAGGCCCTGGCGCAGGGGCGCGTGGCGTGGACCGTGGCGGCGCTGTTGGTGAGCGTGCTGACGCTGTACTCGATGATGAAAATTTGGATGGAAGCGTTCTGGAAACCGCATCCGCAGCCGTCATGGCAGCCACCCGCAGGGGCAGACCTGAGGGCCGCCTGGGCGGTGACGGTGGGGTTGGCGCTGATCACACTGGCCATCGGCGCCTACCCGGAGGCGCTGCTCGCTTACAGCCTGGCGGCCGCCGAAACCTTGGGGGGACGTTGACATGACGTGGGCACGCAAGGCTGGGTGGGTCGCCGTGCTGGCGCTGCGTTTTCTCACGGCGGTGGTGGTCTCCGGCCTCCAGACGGTCAGGGTGATCGCTCGGGCCAGCGTGGGCT
This region of Tepidimonas taiwanensis genomic DNA includes:
- a CDS encoding proton-conducting transporter transmembrane domain-containing protein → MSALAISPVLVPLATVVATALTAQRPRLQQVLSLGGVAVLLACALALLTRAAADQPIEAVFGGWGEPFGIAFVIDRVGAALVVITAIMGLAALLFLLSDADTQPRHPLLLPLMHGVLVGVGGAFATADLFNLYVWFEVMLICALGLFAIGGRTDQLDATFKYFVLNLLGTLLLLMAVGMVYAVTGHLNYGAIAQALPGAAPWPTALAFTGLLLAFLIKAGAFPLFAWLPASYHTLPAPVLALFAALLTKVGVYAVLRTLAGIFVTAPALLFEVLGWIAVATMLFGVLGAAYHWDMRRILAFHIISQIGYILLGVALASEAGQAASLFYTLHHIVVKANLFLIAAMVWRLTGSYDLRDIGGLYRHRPALGVLFLIPALSLVGIPPLSGFWAKLWVLQEALAQGRVAWTVAALLVSVLTLYSMMKIWMEAFWKPHPQPSWQPPAGADLRAAWAVTVGLALITLAIGAYPEALLAYSLAAAETLGGR